One region of Triticum aestivum cultivar Chinese Spring chromosome 6B, IWGSC CS RefSeq v2.1, whole genome shotgun sequence genomic DNA includes:
- the LOC123133394 gene encoding peroxidase 70-like: protein MASSSSCRAWHCLLALFLLSSSAYGQLSPSFYAKTCPTLELIVRSTVTKAVLVERRMGASLLRLHFHDCFVQGCDGSILLDDKGSFVGEKTALPNVNSVRGFEVIDEIKKNVELVCPGVVSCADIIALAARDGVVLLGGPSWPVPLGQRDSTTASLNAANSDIPTPDYKLDQLIAAFNKHQLSPRDMTALSGAHTIGYSQCLNFRDHIYNGTNIDPAFATLRKRTCPAQAPNGDTNLAPFDVQTPLVFDIAYYSNLVTKRGLLNSDQELFNGGSQDALVSQYATNPALFPSDFVTAIIKMSKLSPPPGTPTQIRRNCRVVNS from the exons ATGGCTTCCAGCTCTAGCTGTAGGGCATGGCATTGCTTGCttgccctcttcctcctctcctcttccgCATATGGTCAGCTGTCGCCGTCGTTCTACGCGAAGACCTGCCCGACGCTGGAACTCATTGTGCGCTCCACGGTGACCAAGGCAGTCCTCGTCGAGCGCCGAATGGGGGCGTCCCTCCTTAGGCTCCACTTCCATGACTGCTTTGTTCAA GGCTGTGACGGGTCCATTCTCTTGGATGACAAGGGTAGCTTCGTGGGCGAGAAGACCGCCCTTCCCAACGTGAATTCGGTGCGTGGCTTCGAGGTAATTGACGAGATCAAGAAGAACGTGGAGCTGGTCTGCCCTGgcgtcgtctcctgcgccgacatcaTCGCCCTAGCAGCACGGGACGGCGTGGTTCTG TTGGGCGGGCCCAGCTGGCCCGTGCCGCTCGGCCAGCGGGACTCAACGACGGCCAGCCTGAATGCGGCGAACAGCGACATCCCGACGCCTGACTATAAGCTGGACCAGCTCATCGCTGCGTTCAACAAGCACCAGCTGAGCCCACGGGACATGACGGCGCTGTCCGGCGCGCACACCATCGGCTACTCGCAGTGCCTCAACTTCCGCGACCACATCTACAACGGCACCAACATCGACCCGGCGTTCGCCACGCTGCGCAAGCGCACCTGCCCCGCCCAGGCCCCCAATGGCGATACTAACCTGGCGCCATTCGACGTGCAGACGCCGCTCGTCTTTGACATCGCCTACTACAGCAACCTGGTCACCAAGCGCGGCCTGCTGAACTCCGATCAGGAGCTCTTCAACGGCGGCTCCCAGGACGCGCTGGTGAGCCAGTACGCTACCAACCCGGCGCTCTTCCCGTCTGACTTCGTGACGGCGATCATCAAGATGTCCAAGCTCAGCCCGCCCCCTGGAACCCCCACCCAGATCAGGCGCAACTGCAGGGTCGTTAACAGCTGA